In the genome of Tetrapisispora phaffii CBS 4417 chromosome 14, complete genome, one region contains:
- the SEN15 gene encoding Sen15p (similar to Saccharomyces cerevisiae SEN15 (YMR059W); ancestral locus Anc_2.625), with translation MYGDETVQLVRNNLVHNLSWSDVEVLEKSTFDDGLALQVIRAQPSNEVSQDDAQDRNADGFEYIVPIEMSQHLASWLTVKMMEDIFVKMLPLGTKRFIMAVVSDDGTVMFYYVYEGVHKPRRN, from the coding sequence ATGTATGGTGATGAAACTGTTCAATTGGTGAGGAATAACTTGGTTCATAACTTGTCGTGGAGCGATGTTGAAGTGTTGGAGAAGTCGACGTTTGATGATGGGTTGGCCCTTCAAGTTATTCGTGCACAGCCTTCCAATGAAGTGTCCCAGGACGATGCGCAGGATAGAAATGCAGATGGGTTCGAATACATTGTGCCTATTGAAATGTCCCAACATTTAGCCAGTTGGCTGACTGTTAAGATGATGGAGGATATCTTTGTCAAGATGTTGCCTTTGGGGACGAAAAGGTTCATTATGGCTGTGGTCAGTGACGACGGGACGGTGATGTTCTATTACGTTTACGAAGGTGTGCACAAACctagaagaaattga
- the RNA14 gene encoding cleavage polyadenylation factor subunit RNA14 (similar to Saccharomyces cerevisiae RNA14 (YMR061W); ancestral locus Anc_2.627) has protein sequence MSNDQGNEIKTSEDVTLLKQRIEAYPEDILSYLNLVKFYEKNEMYTDAREVYDTVNGLFPLYSPLWTMQLNDELIRDEFEIVEKKLAKCLSGDFENNDLALWSTYLDYVRRKNNIITGGQEARSVVIKAFDLVLEKCARFEPNSSSFWDDYLLFLEQWKPVNKWEEQQKVDMIRILYKKMLCVPFDNLEKMWSKYTQWEQDVNNLTARKFIGEISSDYMKARSLYQEWLNLTRGLKRSSASYLKHANNKTVPTALSQYEIDTIDGDATYYNSIKQLQIWLGWIDWEKENKLELPTEELQNRLIYVYKQGIQYMIYMPEIWYDYAMFTTDMTKRETILTVATNANTCSPSLVFKLIECHETKNNTEAVQNCFETCTASIMKQYQNSLLLANGDENDPTVYRIRHKLTYVYCIYMNTMKKLSGLSTARSVFGKCRKLKQIMTHDIYIENALLEFQNQSDYKTAFRVLELGLKYFQIDGVYINKYLDFLILLNKDAQIKTLFESSVTKEINQVHLKSIYKKMIAYESKYGNVDNVYALEKRYFETFPNEKRIELFTNRYQIQNENLLKKLELRYLYRDEPNESDPFELDNNSNPLKRSLAQDKQDEMNKRQKNGLHVPKDIIQLLSLLPKRQYFKTAFLDPKKLVKYINEQVELPKPN, from the coding sequence ATGAGTAATGATCAAGGAAATGAGATTAAAACCTCAGAGGACGTTACTCTATTGAAACAGAGGATTGAGGCATATCCGGAGGATATTCTGTCGTATTTGAACTTGGTCAAGTTCTACGAGAAGAATGAGATGTATACTGATGCTAGAGAAGTTTATGATACAGTGAATGGATTGTTTCCTTTGTATTCCCCGCTATGGACTATGCAGTTGAATGATGAGTTGATAAGagatgaatttgaaattgtgGAGAAGAAACTGGCTAAGTGTTTATCGGGAGATTTTGAGAATAATGATTTGGCGCTATGGTCGACATATTTAGACTATGTTCGTaggaaaaataatatcatcacAGGTGGTCAAGAAGCAAGATCGGTCGTCATAAAGGCGTTTGATTTGGTCCTTGAGAAATGTGCTAGGTTTGAACCAAACTCATCTTCTTTCTGGGATGATTACTTGTTGTTTCTAGAGCAATGGAAACCTGTGAATAAATGGGAAGAACAGCAAAAAGTCGATATGATTAGAATTCTTTATAAAAAGATGCTATGTGTTCCATTCgataatttagaaaagaTGTGGAGTAAATATACTCAATGGGAACAAGACGTAAATAATTTGACTGCTAGAAAATTCATTGGTGAAATTTCATCAGACTATATGAAGGCCCGTTCTCTTTATCAGGAGTGGTTGAATTTAACTAGAGGTCTTAAAAGATCTTCTGCATCCTATTTGAAACATGCAAACAACAAAACCGTACCAACAGCACTATCACAATACGAGATCGATACTATTGATGGTGATGCGACGtattataattcaattaagCAACTACAGATTTGGCTAGGATGGATAGACTGGGAAAAGGAAAATAAACTAGAGTTACCAACTGAGGAGCTGCAAAATAGATTAATTTACGTATATAAACAAGGTATCCAATATATGATATACATGCCAGAAATATGGTATGACTATGCTATGTTCACTACAGATATGACTAAACGTGAAACCATTTTAACTGTGGCCACTAATGCCAATACCTGTTCGCCATCTTTAGTATTCAAGTTGATTGAGTGCCATGAAACAAAGAATAATACAGAAGCGGTTCaaaattgttttgaaaCTTGTACTGCATCGATAATGaaacaatatcaaaacTCGCTTCTGTTAGCAAATGGTGACGAGAATGATCCCACAGTATACAGAATTAGACACAAGTTGACTTATGTGTATTGCATATATATGAACACAATGAAGAAACTATCTGGATTATCTACTGCAAGATCAGTTTTTGGTAAATGTCGTaaattgaaacaaataatgACACATGATATATACATTGAAAATGCATTGCTggaatttcaaaatcaaagtGATTATAAGACTGCATTTAGAGTTCTAGAGTTGGGtttgaaatatttccaAATAGATGGGGTTTATATTAACAAATACTTGGattttcttattttattgaataaagatGCACAAattaaaactttatttGAATCTTCTGTAACTAAAGAGATAAATCAAGTACACTTGAAGTCAATctataaaaaaatgattgCATATGAGTCGAAATATGGTAATGTTGATAATGTGTATGCGTTGGAGAAAAGATATTTCGAAACATTTCCAAACGAGAaaagaattgaattatttactaACAGgtatcaaattcaaaacGAAAATCTATTAAAGAAACTAGAGTTGAGATACTTATATAGAGATGAGCCCAATGAAAGTGATCCCTTCGAATTAGATAACAATTCAAATCCTTTGAAGAGATCATTGGCACAAGATAAACAGGatgaaatgaataaaaGACAAAAAAATGGACTTCATGTGCCAAAAGATATAATTCAACTTCTATCACTTTTACCAAAACGTCAATACTTTAAGACTGCATTTTTAGACCCAAAAAAACTGGTTAAGTATATTAATGAACAAGTTGAATTACCAAAGCCAAATTAA
- the AAN1 gene encoding Aan1p (similar to Saccharomyces cerevisiae YKL075C; ancestral locus Anc_2.623): MSVEGPAAPDRATCKCKCCVNNLRKHRREQAQSRLKHVRGRFLKRLDTKDTSYKMITSIEYLNNKYGLKKTYYIEKFIKCIHKKIDTDVNKISDNYVDSLTPWVKVKLFFLLIALSQRGGPEYWLEKSDGHAYEPESDMVEVNDADGKESSDEPVEQSLRQDNEESGKSVESNATETKQTKNNKDENASSKKDSKICYTLAEQVMRQNIKQDFTEEAYTENYVFSSIWANFMEGLINHYLEKVIIPHSEMKVCQQLYKPMMKIISLYNEYNELIEKSERNGFLPLALNANNTGDNEEAETNVTLEEDLDRSLAKDGVLSESQCGGQLLNVENEDMVTKERLHKAQKLLWQARQDIPKTISKELTLLSEMYSTLSADEQDYKLDEFVGCAEEYIELEYLPSLIDLLFKNSGTHQFWKIMIVLEPYFYYIEDINDEEEGSDMYYDNDKLSDDVIYDDDDPSRTFKPDPRVITLEKICEVAAKQKWI; this comes from the coding sequence ATGTCGGTTGAAGGTCCAGCGGCTCCAGATAGAGCAACTTGCAAATGTAAATGTTGCGTGAATAATTTGAGGAAACATAGGAGAGAACAAGCTCAATCGCGCTTGAAGCATGTTAGGGGTCGGTTTTTGAAGAGACTGGATACGAAGGACACCAGTTACAAGATGATAACATccattgaatatttgaataataagTATGGGTTGAAAAAGACTTATTATATAgaaaaattcatcaaatgCATTCATAAGAAAATTGATACTGATGTCAATAAGATCAGCGACAATTATGTTGATTCATTGACTCCGTGGGTAAAAGTtaaattgtttttcttGTTGATTGCTTTATCGCAAAGAGGGGGACCTGAGTACTGGTTAGAGAAGTCAGATGGCCATGCTTATGAGCCTGAATCAGATATGGTTGAAGTTAATGATGCTGATGGCAAGGAGAGTAGCGATGAACCAGTCGAGCAGAGTTTACGTCAAGATAATGAAGAGTCAGGGAAATCAGTAGAAAGTAATGCCACCGAGACTAAACAAACAAAGAATAACAAGGATGAAAATGCCAGTAGTAAAAAGGATAGCAAGATTTGCTACACCTTGGCTGAACAGGTCATGAgacaaaatataaaacaagATTTCACTGAAGAAGCGTATACTGAAAATTATGTGTTCTCATCGATTTGGGCAAACTTCATGGAAGGTTTAATAAACCATTACTTGGAAAAAGTTATCATACCACACTCAGAAATGAAGGTTTGTCAACAACTCTATAAGCCAATGatgaaaattatttcacTATATAATGAATACAATGAGCTTATTGAAAAGAGTGAGCGGAACGGCTTTTTACCTTTGGCTTTAAACGCAAATAACACAGGCGACAATGAAGAAGCTGAAACGAATGTAACACTAGAGGAAGATCTAGATAGAAGTCTTGCAAAAGATGGTGTATTGTCGGAATCTCAATGTGGAGGACAGCTATTGAATGTGGAAAATGAGGATATGGTAACAAAGGAAAGGCTACACAAAGCACAGAAACTTTTATGGCAGGCTCGACAGGATATTCCAAAGACTATAAGCAAAGAATTGACTTTGTTATCTGAAATGTATTCGACATTGTCTGCAGATGAACAGGATTACAAATTAGACGAGTTTGTAGGCTGTGCagaagaatatattgaacTTGAATATTTACCAAGTCTTATTGACctattattcaaaaactCCGGCACACATCAATTCTGGAAAATAATGATCGTCTTAGAACCCtacttttattatattgaagATATCAACGATGAGGAAGAAGGTAGCGACATGTATTACGATAACGACAAGTTAAGTGACGATGTCATatatgatgatgatgatcCTTCTAGGACATTTAAGCCTGACCCAAGAGTAATCAcattagaaaaaatatgCGAAGTTGCTGCTAAACAAAAGTGGATATGA
- the SMY1 gene encoding Smy1p (similar to Saccharomyces cerevisiae SMY1 (YKL079W); ancestral locus Anc_2.633), which translates to MYWYTNSKSKVSPDSLMAFTGLEEPQPVRAYLRIHNNDTDNGTITYKTNKDCNSIEVRSTVNTIPVNNNHKMNGDSLPNSNNSFEFTHIFDRDSNIDLIGNTIVTGMIDEAMEGYNTALVTYGPKYSGKTYSLYGNDVDDSFGLGQIIFKDLFSRINKSVTDSNAKYTFIVKISFLEVWLDKVVDLLAPQNLTKLPHLKIRHVSEHKGLPVDNLRQVHVASFKETLYYFNQAMSVLNSKHDNSFPRTNTIFNINIEKLDKLDESTTSSSIYLVDLAGSDLIDRKNSSGVNSEDVKRINSSIKSVQNIITSLSKLSYSDYKNYEFSLENSVPYDSSKLGKLLKEPLGGNCKTNFLFTISMNPEQYDDIIEALQLGTILQDSKTVPQINKFGLNENKTLSIALENFKLKENNFKIQQAESVKQIEELKSIITNKEESIVLEELNKLRSENAKLKAQVNTLTQLMVSPKLASPSPMLENNKTVRNNSAERNETSYENVVQTLMEKCEKLADTELSLDDKLKDILVLKRENDQIKSNIASIETLNSHLLDRITNLELQLKQLSTSNTIMEKELDHFSNLSDSQPFKAGTDRSRTELNSKKYSFRRPSVSSSMDSTMEQIEEEQSEEENKEVNKGNSSWFFGVRKTSNKTSRSVSSSSTVVPAISDVHKRAVSMKGLDLHIMKYTSK; encoded by the coding sequence ATGTATTGGTATACCAATTCGAAGAGTAAGGTCAGCCCAGATTCGCTGATGGCTTTTACTGGACTTGAAGAGCCACAACCTGTTCGTGCTTATTTACGTATTCATAATAATGACACAGATAATGGGACAATTACGTATAAGACCAATAAAGATTGTAACTCTATAGAGGTACGAAGCACAGTTAATACAATTCCAGTAAACAATAATCACAAGATGAATGGCGACAGCCTACCGAATagtaataattcttttgaatttactCATATATTTGATAGAGATAGCAATATAGACTTAATCGGGAACACAATAGTCACTGGGATGATAGATGAGGCTATGGAAGGTTATAATACCGCCTTAGTAACATATGGCCCCAAATATTCAGGTAAAACATATTCTCTTTATGGGAATGATGTTGACGATAGTTTTGGGTTGGGCCAAATAATCTTTAAGGATCTATTCTCAAGAATAAATAAGAGTGTCACAGACTCAAATGCAAAATATACTTTCATcgttaaaatatcatttctGGAAGTGTGGCTGGATAAAGTCGTCGATCTTTTAGCCCCACAAAACCTGACAAAACTACCACATTTGAAAATACGTCATGTATCTGAACATAAAGGTTTACCTGTTGATAACCTTCGACAAGTTCATGTTGcttcatttaaagaaaccttgtattattttaacCAAGCAATGAGTGTCTTGAATTCTAAACATGACAATTCATTTCCAAGAACAAAtacaatattcaatattaacatTGAAAAGCTCGATAAACTCGATGAGTCAACAACATCTAGTTCCATATACTTAGTAGATTTGGCTGGTTCAGATCTTATTGATAGAAAAAACTCAAGTGGTGTTAATTCGGAAGATGTAAAAAGGATAAACTCATCTATTAAATCAGTCCAGAACATTATAAcatcattatcaaaattatcataTAGTGACTATAAGAATTACGAATTTAGCCTGGAAAATTCAGTGCCGTATGATTCAAGCAAATTAggaaaattattaaaggaACCACTTGGTGGAAATTGTAAGACTAACTTTCTATTTACAATCAGCATGAACCCAGAGCAATATGACGACATAATCGAAGCTTTACAATTAGGAACCATTTTACAGGATTCTAAAACAGTGCCACAGATAAACAAATTTGGGttaaatgaaaacaaaactttatcaattgcattagaaaattttaaattgaaagagaataatttcaaaatccaACAGGCAGAGTCCGTTAaacaaattgaagaattaaaatctataataactaataaagaagaatcaATTGTTTTGGAGGagttaaataaattaagaTCTGAAAACGCAAAATTAAAAGCTCAAGTTAATACATTAACTCAATTAATGGTGTCCCCAAAACTTGCCAGCCCCTCCCCAATGTTagagaataataaaacagtCAGAAATAATAGTGCTGAAAGGAATGAAACATCATATGAAAATGTTGTTCAAACCTTGATGGAAAAATGTGAGAAATTAGCTGATACAGAATTGTCTTTAGATGacaaattaaaagatatattgGTATTAAAGAGAGAAAATGatcaaataaaatctaatatCGCTAGTATAGAAACATTAAATTCACATTTATTAGATAGAATAACTAATCTCgaattacaattaaaacaattatcGACCTCTAACACTATAATGGAGAAAGAACTTGATCACTTCTCAAACTTAAGCGATTCTCAGCCATTCAAGGCCGGTACCGACAGGTCACGCACAGAGttgaattcaaagaaatataGTTTTAGAAGACCTTCAGTTTCTTCATCTATGGATAGCACAATGGAACAAATAGAAGAGGAACAGTCTGAAGAAGAGAACAAAGAGGTAAACAAAGGAAATTCCTCCTGGTTTTTTGGTGTAAGAAAAACTTCCAATAAGACTAGCAGATCTGTTTCATCAAGCAGCACTGTTGTACCAGCAATATCAGATGTCCACAAACGTGCTGTGTCGATGAAGGGGTTAGACTTAcatataatgaaatatacaTCGAAATAA
- the KAR5 gene encoding Kar5p (similar to Saccharomyces cerevisiae KAR5 (YMR065W); ancestral locus Anc_2.632) yields MKTIKLYFNLILSIYFLTCNAQGTGTILNRISQQQNPANLDDINNRFPFLQSNCVKEALKELMPVCLKHGFEYVSSDLKVRTAVQMSLCEFRESGIENIPRECELSEGTETLNCLIELESYPQWWTTYSGNFQKLSSICFEYSLPYEKDQILQVFMNVTDLFGNINADLASDMEHLRKESKANSDIVKENFNDLFEDLEDTLDVIITELRNQNVADEIMNIREENLIIWDKLRNDTKSSLDNQKFYHEYMLQEMEDYFNEIKQKVSFQSELIASEAISSTLNIWKAEIDKEFANITITLNSTMHLLDDIGSKIGDFDKQVDSISNVFKTFNKLIFFVPQYISKLNINIIWTSMLFSGYAVSKVNILKQILLLPFKLPINSCILKLSIALVSTSILGTKLGSRIIE; encoded by the coding sequence atgaaaacaataaaattgtattttaatttgattctcagtatatattttttgacaTGCAATGCACAGGGAACTGGTACAATATTAAACCGAATTTCACAACAACAGAACCCAGCTAATCTTGATGATATCAATAACAGATTCCCATTTCTTCAATCCAATTGTGTCAAAGAAGcattaaaagaattgatGCCAGTATGCCTAAAACATGGTTTTGAATATGTGTCATCAGACTTGAAAGTAAGAACCGCTGTTCAAATGTCATTATGTGAGTTTAGAGAATCAGGAATTGAGAATATCCCGAGAGAATGTGAATTATCTGAAGGTACAGAAACATTGAACTGCTTAATAGAGTTGGAATCATATCCTCAATGGTGGACTACATATAGCGGAAATTTTCAGAAACTTTCATCCATATGTTTTGAATATTCTTTACCATACGAAAAAGATCAAATCCTTCAAGTTTTCATGAATGTAACAGATCTCTTTGGTAACATTAATGCAGATCTAGCTTCAGATATGGAGCATTTGAGAAAAGAATCAAAAGCCAATTCTGACATAgtcaaagaaaattttaatgactTATTCGAAGACTTAGAAGATACATTAGATGTAATTATTACCGAACTTAGGAATCAAAATGTAGCTGATGAAATTATGAATATTAGAGAAGAAAATCTAATAATCTGGGATAAACTAAGAAACGATACTAAAAGCTCTTTGGataatcaaaaattctATCACGAGTACATGCTTCAGGAAATGGAAGATTactttaatgaaataaagCAAAAAGTTTCCTTTCAATCTGAACTCATAGCATCTGAGGCAATCTCTTCAACTTTGAATATCTGGAAAGCagaaattgataaagaGTTCGCaaatattactattacCTTAAACTCCACGATGCATCTTCTCGATGATATAGGTTCTAAAATTGGGGATTTCGACAAGCAAGTTGATAGCATATCAAATGTTTTCAAAACATTCAACAAGTTAATCTTCTTTGTTCCgcaatatatttcaaaactgaatataaatattatttggaCTTCTATGTTATTTTCTGGATATGCAGTTTCAAAGGTTAACATCTTAAAGCAAATATTGTTACTACCTTTTAAACTACCCATTAACTCGTGTATACTAAAGTTATCTATTGCTTTGGTAAGTACAAGCATATTAGGAACAAAATTAGGAAGTAGGATTATTGAATAG
- the PSG1 gene encoding Psg1p (similar to Saccharomyces cerevisiae YKL077W; ancestral locus Anc_2.624): MKFTGSNGILLGLLACEFAVAYKPVIEPKEKLTTTEQPKPWIRTIYESQVEIVTPTIIDGVTFSAKPETPENPLKPWVSLKNNGKAVTIKPELKNGITKKARPDYSTYFMDVTTKTYSYEDLKAHNMKEDEVHEEEIFIPEDGTYVNLNPIIRCVPDRYFEKGKAKNDKSAPFCTPHENNELKVDNTYFLTWYTRFFLDPNTNKYADKVKIHLTYVAEDPYEKGYHNKKRTDESTEDGTTFFSSEWLDNVDGVFPLVPQVDWLAGTFERKIMISIQPNYITDADFSLFENGLFVYIIQGSRVFKQSKEQRELEQAGLHGKKWYYIAISIPSAVLVSVFCMYLFIRINKGYRDFSNVTAKALKKKHRVIGNISEMSKYKNLKNRKYSELPTYSTRKSD, from the coding sequence ATGAAATTTACTGGATCCAATGGAATTCTGTTAGGGTTACTTGCGTGCGAGTTTGCCGTTGCTTATAAGCCAGTTATTGAACCTAAGGAGAAGCTTACGACCACCGAGCAGCCCAAGCCATGGATTCGAACTATTTATGAGTCTCAGGTGGAGATTGTGACTCCAACTATCATCGATGGTGTTACTTTCAGTGCGAAGCCTGAAACTCCAGAGAACCCATTGAAACCTTGGGTTTCTTTGAAGAATAACGGTAAAGCCGTGACAATCAAGCCGGAATTGAAGAATGGTATCACGAAAAAGGCTAGACCAGATTATTCTACTTACTTCATGGATGTCACAACAAAGACGTACAGTTATGAAGACTTGAAGGCACACAATATGAAGGAAGATGAAGTACACGAGGAGGAAATTTTTATTCCGGAAGACGGTACCTATGTGAACTTGAACCCAATTATCAGATGTGTTCCAGATCGTTACTTTGAAAAGGGTAAAGCTAAGAACGACAAAAGTGCACCATTCTGCACTCCTCATGAAAACAACGAATTGAAAGTTGATAACACTTATTTCCTCACATGGTACACGCGCTTCTTCTTGGATCCAAACACAAACAAGTACGCTGACAAGGTCAAAATTCATTTAACTTATGTCGCTGAAGATCCTTATGAAAAGGGTTACCATAACAAGAAGAGAACCGATGAGTCTACCGAGGACGGCACGACATTCTTTTCAAGTGAATGGCTAGATAATGTCGACGGTGTTTTCCCATTGGTTCCTCAAGTTGACTGGTTAGCCGGTACATTTGAGAGAAAGATCATGATCTCCATTCAACCTAACTACATCACTGATGCTGACTTTTCTTTATTCGAAAATGGTTTGTTTGTTTACATTATTCAAGGTTCTCGTGTTTTCAAGCAATCAAAGGAACAAAGAGAGTTGGAACAAGCTGGTTTACACGGTAAGAAATGGTATTACATTGCCATCTCCATTCCATCTGCCGTTCTTGTTTCTGTTTTCTGTATGTACCTCTTCATCAGAATCAATAAAGGTTACAGAGATTTCTCTAACGTCACTGCTAAGGCTTTAAAAAAGAAGCATCGTGTCATTGGTAACATTTCTGAAATGAGTAAATACAAAAACTTAAAGAACCGTAAATATAGCGAGCTACCAACTTACAGTACTAGAAAATCAGATTAA
- the SAM37 gene encoding SAM complex subunit SAM37 (similar to Saccharomyces cerevisiae SAM37 (YMR060C); ancestral locus Anc_2.626): MYEFHLWGSGNRASVLSAESIALQWLLCHYLNDTDIEFTIVYSNNADNSPTRELPLMVDLSSGQKTASYRDISKRLVSLRGGNEKQTLLQEALLQYVISDVNKLTEYQLYVNKRNFEELTRNLYSQLLYWPLWNIVPSQKRNEVMLRIENWIGDVPDGNGEISTYEDVTIEEVDAKQSEAVENMAQSKTFAIKNAAARKQREELQNIKHNATFLYRVNAVYKKYTEISSQLKNSDSMHTSVVKLLFLANVFIWSQLPNYKEIKTHLLKDVDVDKNEYEKLFDKIESLNSGTKSGITIRKPYFKEQCNIIMTLYNYIASYI, encoded by the coding sequence ATGTACGAGTTTCATTTATGGGGTTCTGGGAATCGTGCCTCGGTTTTATCTGCTGAGAGCATTGCTTTACAATGGCTGTTATGTCACTATCTGAATGATACAGACATTGAATTTACCATTGTGTATTCCAATAATGCGGATAATTCGCCCACTAGGGAGTTGCCATTGATGGTAGATCTGTCTAGTGGCCAAAAGACTGCCTCCTATAGAGATATATCGAAACGGTTGGTATCGTTGAGGGGTGGAAACGAAAAACAGACGTTGCTGCAAGAAGCTTTGCTCCAGTACGTTATTTCTGATGTCAATAAGTTGACAGAGTACCAATTGTATGTGAACAAACGCAACTTTGAAGAACTGACGAGAAACCTGTATTCACAGTTATTGTACTGGCCATTGTGGAACATTGTACCCTCTCAGAAACGTAATGAAGTTATGTTAAGAATCGAGAACTGGATCGGTGATGTGCCTGATGGAAACGGGGAGATATCGACTTACGAGGATGTCACAATTGAAGAGGTGGATGCAAAACAGAGCGAGGCGGTGGAGAACATGGCTCAGTCCAAGACGTTTGCCATTAAGAATGCGGCTGCCAGAAAACAGAGAGAAGAGTTACAAAACATCAAACACAATGCAACGTTCCTCTACAGAGTTAATGCTGTCTACAAGAAATACACAGAAATCAGTTCGCAACTGAAAAACAGTGACAGCATGCATACCTCCGTGGTAAAACTACTGTTTTTGGCAAATGTGTTCATCTGGTCCCAACTTCCCAACTATAAAGAGATCAAAACACATCTTTTAAAAGACGTCGACGTAGACAAGAACGAGTATGAGAAATTATTTGACAAAATAGAATCATTGAACTCAGGAACCAAATCCGGTATCACTATAAGAAAACCATACTTTAAAGAACAATgcaatattattatgaCTTTATACAATTATATAGCAAGCTACATATGA